The genomic DNA TATTATAGGCCACAGCATAGTTGCTCCAgttttatatatagatataaaaaAAGATGCTTTTTCCAACTCATTTTCAATGTGTCAGTGGAGGTGTCTTTGGTGATCCTGGAAATATTGATGATGGAAGTGTcacctaaataaataaataaattccaaGCTCTTGATTTATTTACTCGTCCCTCCCGATGCCTGGCATAGAAAATTTAAGACTTAATAAATAATGTGCCGTCACACTAATTATCCCTCCCCTGGGCCTCACACTGGCACACTGCAGTGGCTGAAACTGTTGCAGCATGCAGCATTTTCAGTTATGAAACACGAGCCGGGCGCCGCGTTCGCGCTCGGCTTCCCCGGGGCAGGCACCGAGCCCTCCAGCAGCCCGGCCCCACGCCTGCAGCCGCCCTCCAGGAGGTCCTGCCTGACCTTTGCCAGCTGTTCCCTGTGCCCGGGAGCTGGCTGTcacccagggcagggaccagggtTTGTCCCTTCCATCCCCATCCCGCTGCTGGAAGTGCCCGTCCCCTCCGTATCTTTGGAAACCCACGAGCCTGGGATGGGAGAAGTGCAACAAAATGGTTTggatttgttgggtttttttgcacgGACGCTTATTCGGTGCAGAAATCAAAGGTTAAAAGTCACTTACACAGCTATTGCTTCCCATGCAGAACCAAATATACACCGTAGAAAATACTGTATTAACTACAATGCGGAGCAGCACTCAATATCTGCAATTGTTCCACTTCAGCTTTAAATACGGGACTAGATTTTAGCGACTAGACATCGGTTAGCATTTTGGTGATATTCACATAGTTTGTGTTAGCTAGGGTGCAATTGGCTGTCTTCAAGTTCTCCTCCCTAAAATCCTCATTGCTATTGTTTACACCTTCCTGGATCTCCATATAATCAGACTTACTAATAGTAGAGgcacttctgcttttctttagGTCAGGGGAAGAGGGGATCTTTGGGCAGCTGGTTACTTGCAAATATTgagcctgctcctctccctcggTCTCCCGGTGGTAGAAGTAATTGAAGTTAGACACTATGACGGGCACTGGTAAGGCAATCGTTAATACGCCAGCGATGGCACACAAGGAACCCACTATTTTCCCCCCGATGGTGGTGGGGACCATGTCTCCGTAGCCAACAGTCGTCATGGAAACCACAGCCCACCAGAAGGCATCGGGGATGCTCGGGAACTGGGACTCGCTCTCGTCGGCCTCGGCAAAGTAGACGGCGCTGGAGAAGAGGATGACGCCgatgaagaggaaaaatatcAAGAGGCCCAGCTCCCGCATGCTGGCCTTGAGAGTCTGTCCCAGGATCTGCAGCCCCTTGGAGTGCCGGGAGAGCTTGAAGATCCTGAAGACCCGCACCAAGCGGATGACTCTGAGGATGGCCAAGGACATGGcttgctggccctgctggccatcCTCTGGCTTCTCGGCCAGCTCCGTCCCTAAGGTGATGAAATAGGGAATGATGGCTACAATGTCTATAATGTTCATGATGTTGGTAAAAAAACCAGCCTTGCTGGGGCAGGCGAAAAACCTCACCAAGAACTCGAAGGAGAACCAGATGATGCAAAGTGTCTCCACGATGAAGAAGGGGTCTGTGAAAGAAGTGGACTGCTGGTACCCCATGCTGCTGTTGGAGTAGGGGGGATGGCTCAGCCCGCTACCGTGCATGTCTTCATTCTCATCCCGAAAAATGGGCAACGTTTCCAGGCAAAAGCTGACGATGGAGATTAAAATCACCATGACAGAGACAATAGCTATAAtcctggcagggcctgagctCTCGGGGTACTCGAAGAGCAACCACACTTGTCTCTGAAACTCGTTCTCAGGCAgcggcctctcctcttccttgATGTAGCCTTCATCCTCCCGAAACATCTCCATGGCCTCTTCCCCCAGTTCATAGAAGCGGATCTCTTCGGAGAAGATGTCCAAGGGCACGTTCACCGGCCGCCGCAACCTGCCCCCGGACTGGTAATAGTACAAAATGGCATCGAAGCTGGGCCTGTTCCGGTCAAAGAAATACTCGTTCCGGAGAGGGTCGAAATATCTCATCCTCTTTTTAGGATCCCCTAGCAAGGTCTCTGGAAACTGGGCGAGTGTCTTGAGCTGCGTCTCGAAGCGCAGCCCCGAGATGTTAATGACCACCCTCTCACAGCACTCATGGTCGGTCTCAGGGTTGTACGTGTCCTGCGGGTGACcgggaagagctgcagcttcatCTGCAGGATCTCCAGTGGCAACTGTCATTATTGGGCTTTAAAAGAAATCCTTATGCTAAACTCTTCCCAGCGCCCGGTGGTGGGATCGGGTTCAGGGCAGGGCTACTATCCTGCAGAAGGACAGGTACGTAGGTTTGGAAGAGTCTCATGAAAAGGCGAAGGGATGAGataaaaatagaggaaaaaaaaaaaaagaagaagaagaaagaaaatcgCCCCTGCTGAGAAagagagagatggaataaaGTTGGTGGGAGGAGAGCAGATCCCTTCTCTAGCACGTCTATCCCCTTCCTGGAGGGGTTAATTTGCCTTCCTTGGGACAGAGTTCAACAACTCCCATCTAAACCCGTTAGGTGGAACAGAGGAAACACCTGAGGAACCATCACCTGTTCAAAACCAGCGTGGAAAAACTGGCATTGGTAAACCAGGGCTTATTTTTtggctaaaaataaaaattccggttaaaaaaaataaagagggggaagggaagagaaaggaaggaagaaaaataacccCATCCAGCCCTGAAGTGGCGAGAGGACCCCGCGgggtgctgggctcagctcatTTCCAGGCATGCAGCTAAGGGTTAATTAATATTTAACCGTGCGATCTCAGGCAATCTACCCTCCAGGAAAGCTCCAGCTCCGCTTTTAAGTTTAACACCTTCCCAATCCTCTTTCCCTGGTGAcatgctgccctccctgcctgcagccgaGCTCTGCGGCTGCCGGAATGTGGAGCCGGCGGCTGCAGCTGCCCCGCGGACCACCGCAGTCCCCCTCCTCGAGCGCTGCTGTCCCGGCTCCTGTCATTCTCTGCAAACCACCATGgcacacagaaaacaaatcacATTACCTGGAGAAGCCAAATCTTAGTGTCTCTTAGTAACACCGATTATCTGACCCTGGGGAAATCCTAGAGAGAAATACAGGCTTCCAAGATCCCCATAATTTCCTCTCTCTTCAAAGTTAAAAATAATGGTGAGTCATCGCAGAAAAAGGAGAAGGGGCATAAGAGGGGTTAGATTCCCAGATGGTGGAAGTCAGGTCTTGTAATGGTTTGgactggagagagagagaaagagagacagagagacagagagacagagtcTTCCCGGGAGCTGTTGCAGATCTGCACTTCAGGGCAGATGAGCGTCTGTCTGATGCCTTCGGTAAGACGGCGAAAAGCTGCTAAGCTCAGCAAAAcccgatgtccccagtgtcctcGGGAGGTGTGGCATCGCCTGGAAAAAACACCGAGAAGGTAGCAAGCTGTGGGGGCTCGCAAGGAGCATCCGCAAAGCCGCGGCTGCTCGGGGCACGGCGCTCCCCGGCCGCCGGCCGCCCGCCCAGCCCGCACTGCAACACCAGCGAGGCGAGGGCGGAAAAAACCCGAGCGCCGCGTCCCTGCGCCCCGCTCAGCCCGGCGGGGCCCGCCGAGCCCGTGCCAGCCGGACGAGCGGGGGGGCAGCGACGCAGCCCCCCCGGCAGCCGAGGCTCTGCAAAGCCACCGAAGGTCCCCGAGTCGGTGGCACCCACCGGGCACAGCAGCCGCGGCCATTGCGTCGCGTCCCCCGGTGGCTCGGGAGGTTCAGCCACCGGAGCGAGCCCCCCGCCGGTCCCCGGCTGCGCCCCCGCCAAGGCCACCAGCCCCCGGTGATGCTCCGAGCAGCGGGACCTGCATCCACCCTCCCCATGCTCCCGAGAGCCAGCCCCCCGGCCGACCCACCCCCGCGGGAACTGGACTCCGGTGGGTGAAATTTCTGCTGGGGATGTTGAGGCTCATGTCCCCGGTGGGCGCCGGGTCctcagcatccctgctcccgaCGAGCGCTGCCCTGGATCATCCTGCATTGCCTCGCACCGTGGAGATGCTCAGCCCGGAGAGGGCCAACCAGCctctcattttttgcctctttttttttccccctcccaaatgaaataaaaacccCTCTAACCTCCCTTCTTCAGCTCCAACTCGACTTGTCTACTTTGAGCCAGGATTACAGAACCGGGCaggggaggcaggtggaaaataTCCCCGCAGTCCCAATCTCCTCGGCAAAGatttcagccatctccaggccATTTATGCCTGTTGGTTCCTCTCTTCATCCCCCGAGGTGCAGATATTGCCGCAGATCCCTCTTTTCTTGGAAATTTCCCTTTTCCGTGCaaccctcctctcccttctccttATGCACTAGAAAAAATAGTACAACCCTGACGAGGCTTGCAGCATTCAACCGCTTCTCTTAACCCTTTTCTGCCAGGCCCAGAGGAGAGGAGGTCGCGTTTGTCCCAGTTTTTATccttttcctgcattttctcCCCACCACTCGCTCCCCAGCGACTCACCAAGGAGTTCAGCTGGATTTGACCTTCCCTGCCTCCTCTGAGCATCACGCCAGAACACCACAAACAacatcctcctgctgctgcaggaaagatcTGGCAGCCACAAACCTCCATCTCACCAAAGATCAACCAGCCTtcaatgttttggggtttttttttaataaacatgcCGTTTTCCTCCTGCCCGTAGACTCTCTCCTcccctttctcccttccccaAACACCCCAGATTTGTTTAACAGCACAGAAatttactttgtttttatttaacatGTTGATTTTTATTTGGCACGGGCTCTGGGCTTCTTCCTCCGACTCCAGATCCAAGCGCTGATGCTCGGTGCTTGGCGGGGAGGGTTTTACGGCATCGTCTCACTTGACATCACCCATCCCAACACTCAGTTTCTCCTACTCTCTTCCCATCGCTGCTTGTCCTGGCAAACAACCTCCGCCCGCCCTCAAGCATCTTTAGGGTTAATCCATGCAAATTTGGGGGCTGAAGGGGGGGATGGAGGAGGTGAGGATTTGCCCAAAGCCCCTCAGTTTGCTCTCCGCCCGCACTGAGCACTGCGGGCGGGAGTCACAGGATTTGGGGTCGTGTTTGCGACTGAAGCACCACTCCCCCGCTTTGCACCGCTCCCGGCCAGGCTGTGTGCGAGCAGGGGAGCAGCGGAACAGGGGGAAGGAtgcagggatggggtgggggggagagAAAAAGGCACCAACTTACACTGGGCTCTGCAGTCAGGCATGCGGAGAATGCACAAGCAGCTGCTCCGCTCCCGCCGCTGCCGGCACCTCTCACCTACAGCCCCCCAAACTCGTAGCCCGGAGCCGACCTCcgaaggcagctctgctcccccatGAATATTCATAAGATTAATATGAGCGTCTtcgccccgctccccccgcagCCCTCCTCCCAAGCAGGAGACCTAGATTTCAACCACTGGGGAATAATCACATCCCTGGATACACGGTGCTGCCTCTCGTGCTGCTCCAACCCATCCCAAGCTCTTGGTAACAGCCTGGATCTGCTCGGGGAGATCTGGGGGCTGGAGAAacaccctgcagctctggggaaggagatggggCAGGACTGGACGTGCAGGAGCTGCCCTTGGCTGGGGTGAGGATGTGAAAAGCAATAATTTTATATCACTTTGCATTCACTGAGGTCCCTT from Passer domesticus isolate bPasDom1 chromosome 25, bPasDom1.hap1, whole genome shotgun sequence includes the following:
- the KCNA2 gene encoding potassium voltage-gated channel subfamily A member 2; translated protein: MTVATGDPADEAAALPGHPQDTYNPETDHECCERVVINISGLRFETQLKTLAQFPETLLGDPKKRMRYFDPLRNEYFFDRNRPSFDAILYYYQSGGRLRRPVNVPLDIFSEEIRFYELGEEAMEMFREDEGYIKEEERPLPENEFQRQVWLLFEYPESSGPARIIAIVSVMVILISIVSFCLETLPIFRDENEDMHGSGLSHPPYSNSSMGYQQSTSFTDPFFIVETLCIIWFSFEFLVRFFACPSKAGFFTNIMNIIDIVAIIPYFITLGTELAEKPEDGQQGQQAMSLAILRVIRLVRVFRIFKLSRHSKGLQILGQTLKASMRELGLLIFFLFIGVILFSSAVYFAEADESESQFPSIPDAFWWAVVSMTTVGYGDMVPTTIGGKIVGSLCAIAGVLTIALPVPVIVSNFNYFYHRETEGEEQAQYLQVTSCPKIPSSPDLKKSRSASTISKSDYMEIQEGVNNSNEDFREENLKTANCTLANTNYVNITKMLTDV